A stretch of DNA from Juglans microcarpa x Juglans regia isolate MS1-56 chromosome 5D, Jm3101_v1.0, whole genome shotgun sequence:
acatgttatatCATAAGTACCTGATACCTCATATGCTGATTTTGGAGAATTTGAGTGCCTACTTGTTGTTTTATAGAGCAAAACTAAAGGGCTTGCATTTATTTGTAGAGATTTCTCAACACCATGAGAGCAGTCCAAGGTGCTCTGATAGTAGCATCAAGCGTAcaaattattttgggatttagtCAAATGTGGGCCATCTGTTCCAGGTACTGATTTTAACAGTCTTAGTCAAAGTTACGAATCCGAGtaccagtttttctttttccattgaTTACATGATTGCATTCTTTTCACCTTTTCAGGTTCTTCAGCCCTCTTGGAATGGCCCCAGTGATTGCGCTGGTGGGTTTTGGTCTGTTTGATAGAGGTTTCCCTGTGGTATAAGAATATTATTGCCAACTTTCTTTTTAATCCtcagtatttttccaaattgaACCTAAAGAAAAAGTATCACTTGTTATGTCCTTCACACTGTATTTTGATTTAGTGAATTTCTATCAGGTTGGACGGTGTGTGGAAATTGGTGTTCCCATGCTTATTCTGTTTATAGCCTTCTCCCAGGTACTACTGCTATGTCTTTTTTTAGCCAAGATTACTTATAAATTTGTgctgataaatatataaaagcacGCTTAGGCATTGCTATTGTATATatcctgtatacttgggtttTTACCTATTCTTtacatcaataaaatcttgtttactgattaaaaaaaaaacacatcctgtagggaaaaaaagaaaagagatgcCACATTGAGTAGCATAAATACTTCCATGCTTAGGAGAaacttttacttaaaaaattaatttgttaggTTAATCTTGGTTGTGAATATCTATTAATTATATCATAAATTTTTAAGCTTTGTCAAAGTGAGAATTTTTGGAAGTTGAAACTCAAATGTACTATTTAAGAGTCAACACAGTCCGAATTTTAAGAGAAGTTCTCAggaaactcattttaattgtgcagaaattgaacaatattacattttctaaaactacTAGTGATTTATATGGATGATTTAAAAGGGTGATCGGGCAAATTGGGAAAAAATGTCCTTGGGATCTCTCTTTCACTGTTGCCAAATGTGCTATATTGTGCCAGGTCTGGTTTCTTCATTGCATAAAACAGATATACTTGGTCGTGATAAGAGGAGAGGATTGCTTGTGATTCCGGAAggaaggaagggggagggatggAAGAAGCTTGCTGATATTTTAATGGAGATGGCTGATATCCAGATAGTTGCTGCAAAGAAGAACAAAGGTGAGGGAGGTGCTCCATCATCGTGGGCAGGAGGTGCAAGGTCGTACAGTGAGGTGCTGAAGAAGGTACCGCATCGTGCTGCATTAGACGTGGTGTCAGGTGTAACCATCTCTGAGGACGTGCAGCGGCATGGTGTAGCAGAAAGCAGATTGGCGGGGCTAAATGAGGAAAGCATTTTGAAGATGTTAGTTGGATTGGAGGAGAAGATCGGCATTGTGTTAGATGAAATAATTATCTAAAACGCTGTGTTAAAGGTAAGGAGGTGGTGGGCCGAAATGGTGGGCTTGGTATGGGTCTGGGCAGAGCGATGGGCTTGGGCAAGGGTCAGGCATCAGGCCCTGTGAAGGCCTGGAGGGCAGTGGAGACAGTTGGGTCGGGGAAGGTCCTCGGATCCGAGATATCGGACCAGGGACAGCGGGTGGCGCCGATAAGTTCATTACCGGCAATCTTGCCGGCACAGAAGCTGTCGACAACCTCGGTCGAACCCTCTGGTTAGACGGAAAAGGAGATTCGACTCGGATCCGAGATGTTGGACCAGGGTCATGTTGCTCCTGTGGCGCCGATAAGTGCATTATTGGCAACCCTGCCGGCACAGAAGTTGCCGACACTCTCGGTCGACCACTCAGGTGAAACGGTAAAGGAGTTCCGACGGGGAAGAGGTAGAGGAGGGGGAGTTTCTGGCGTTGACTTCCGCGTCTGTGGAGAAGGGACTATCGAAACTATGCGTGGTGGACGAAGTCCCAGAAGTGGTGCACGAGCAGTCAAGCTTGAGGGATAGAGAGATGTCCCTTTGCGGTGAGGTGTTTTTGCGGGACAGTGATGTGGTTCAGAGTGGTCTTTCACTCTTGGTGATGAGTAGACCTGATGAGTTATTTTCTGGGGATGATTCTCCTcttaataatatgattttaagtggtGAAACAAATAAGCTGGATGTTTTGGTGATTCCCAATAACAGTGTTGGGGAAGAGGGGGCTCTTACTCCTTTATGTACACTCCCTCCCAGTGATTATGGGAGTTGTTCGACgaattggatttttaaaaaggtAGAGGAGTTACAGAAAATTTTGGGGTctcttttggaggttatgaggaacaatttatggcCCTTCTTGTGGCTATTGAAGCTAGCCGTTCGAAATCAGCTTCAAAACAAGATAGGGAACTTAAACGCTTAACATGCTCCATCAATTATGATGTCAAGGAGGGGAGTAGTGGAAGGGTTAGATCAAAAGGGAGGGGTAAGTTAAGTtttaatgaagcctaagatcgtttcttggaatgtaaggggtcTCAATGATAGGGACAAATGCATTCGGATCAAAGCGCTATTGAGATCATGGAAGGGAGATGTGATATGcttgcaagaaacaaagttgggttttattgatagaagttTTGTGCGTAGTATTTGGGGATGTTCTTATATGGGTTGGTCCTATTTGGCCTCTCAGGGAGCATCAGGTGGAGTAttattaatgtgggataaaagagtggttgaggCGATTAAGGAGTGTGTTGGAGAGTTTTCGGTTTCGGTGCTATTCAAAAATGTGAGCGATGGGTGGATTTGGGCTTTTGCAGGGTCTTATGGTCCTAACATAGATAGAGATAGACGacggttgtgggaggagttgacGGGAATACACTCTTTatgggatgtgccgtggtgtatggggggtgattttaacattacttGTTTTCCTAGTGAACGATCGGGGCATCATCTTTGGCCATGGCGGAATTCTCTGAGTTCATCTTTGATATGGATCTTATGGACCTCCCTTTGGTGGGTGGTGAGTATACTTGGTCTAATGGCCGTGCTTGGTCGAAATTGGATCGATTTTTTGTCTCACCGTTatgggaagcccactatccaGAAGTTAGTCAGAAAAGGTTAGCTAGAGTTAGCTCAGACCATTTTCCCATCCTCTTagattgtggtggcattcaaGGGGGTCgccggtatttcaagtttgaaaatatgtggcttaaGGTGGAtgggtttgtagagatggtgaGAACTTGGTGGACTTCGTACCAGTTTAGTGGCACTCCGAGTTTTATTCTTGCAGGTAAGATGAAGGCTCTAAAGCAAGACCTGAAGAaatggaacttggaagtttttggtcacattGACAATCAAAAGTCTATTTTGATGGAGGAGTTGCAGGAGTTGGAGGGTAAGGAATTATTGGGAAGGGCTTCGGAGGAGGAGTTATTGAGAAAAGTAACGGTTGTGGCAGAGTTGGAAAGGGTGTTGCTGTTAGAAGAGACttcatggcgtcaaaaatccagAGCCCTCtggttgaaagagggtgataggtgtacgaagttttttcacaaaatggctAATTCTCATCGACGTAATAATGCGATTGAGTTGTTACATTCAAGTACACAGGTGCTATCTTCTTCGGCTGATCTAGAAAGTCATATTGCACATTATTATGAGACTCTGCTTACCGAACCAGTaacttggaggccgaagcttgatgacTTACCatttgaggcaattgatccgCAGCTTGTGAGTGtattggagagaccttttgtggaagatgagattttcaaggtcatatctggtatggctaaggacaaagcgccgggtccggatggtttctcaatgggtttctttcaaacttgttgggatgtggtgaaagGTGATGTCTTGCAGGTGTTCAGTGAATTTCATGCTTATCAAAAGCTTGAAAAATCACTTAATGCGACTTTTATTGCACTCATTCCAAAGAAATATGGGGCGTCGAATATTGTGGATTTTCGCCCAATAAGTTTGATTAGCAGtgtctataagattatttcaaaggtccTTGCTAATCGGCTTAGTCTAGTgctggaaaatattatttccaagcctcaaaatgcttttattcATGGGAGATATATACTTGATTCGGTGctcattgcaaatgaatgtttggatgcTAGATTGAGGGAGGGAAGTCCaggtattctttgcaagctagatatggagaaggcttatgaccatgtgaaCTGGGATTTCCTTTTGTATTTATTGAAGAGGTGTGGTTTCGGagataggtggatttcttggatgcgTTTTTGCATTTCAACGGCCCGGTTTTCAGTGTTAGTTAATGGCACTCCTGCAGGTTTTTTTCATAGTTTGAGGGGTTTGCGACAGGGTGATCCATgatctccctttctttttgtcatagttatggaggcattgagcAAGATGTTGCAGGCTACTGTTAGTGgggttttttatctggttttcaggtgggaCATAGCTCTGGTAGCTCTTGTATCatttcacatcttctttttgcagacgACACTCTGTTGTTTTGTGAAGCGGATAGGAGTCAGGTCCAAACTTTGCGtgcattattactttgttttgaagcagtatcAGGGCTTAAGGTGAACTTTGACAAGTCTGAGTTGGTTCCGGTGGGTGTGGTCTCTAATATACGCAATCTAGCAAGTCTTCTGGGTTGCAGGGTGTCCTCattcccaatgaaatatctaGGTCTTCCATTAGGTGCTACTTTCAAGAgtagagctatatgggatggggtggtagaaaagatagagaaaaggttggcaGGATGGAAAAGGGTGTATCTATCGAAAGGAGgtcgtctcactcttatcaagagtacccttACAAACctccccacttattttttatccctttttcctatgcctgcaggggtggtgaatagAATTGAGAAACTCTTCAAGGCATTTCTTTGGGGAGGCttaggggaggagaagaaagttcATTTGGTTAATTGGAAGACAGTATGTTCTCCAGTTGAGTATGGGGGGTTGGGTgtgtgtaacttgagaacttttaataaagtgttgttggggaaatggctttggagatatcatatgGAAGAGGGTTCTTTGTGGAGGGAAATAATAGATGCTAAATATGGGGTTgattggggtggttggtgttctaaagaagtgagaggggggcatggagtggggctatggaagtttataaggaaggggtggattATTTTAGTAAATCATATTCGTTTTGTCGCAGGTGAGGGTGACCGAATcagtttttggcgggatgtgtggtgtggagatcatgcattggaaagggtGTTTCCAGCTTTATATCGTATTGCAATTAACAAGGACGTTTCTGTGGCGGAAGTGCGATTATTTGCTCATGGTtcgcatcagtggaatattctgtttaatagagatattcatgattgggaattatctatggtttcagattttttcagcttgctacaTTCTTTAGGGTCTACTATGGCGCAACAAGACAGCTTGAAATGGAGGTTCCAGGATCATAAGAAATTCTCAGTAAAAgcgtattataaaattttgatttcacaGGATCACACCTCATTCCCTTGGAGgaacatttggaggtctcgagtgccctctagagttgctttctttgtttggaatgccgcccttgggaagatcttaaccacggataatttgaggaagagaggatgcgTTGTActggattggtgttacatgtgtagaAAGAGTGGAGAATCggtagatcatcttttactacattgtgatgtagcaagagggttgtgggatgagatttttcgaCGGGTCGGTgtggcttgggtaatgcctaggagAGTGGTGGAGCTgatgggttgttggaggaaattgcagggcagtcatcaagtggcagcagtttggagaatgattccgttgtgtatcatgtggtgtatttggacggaaaggaatatGCGATGCTTCGAAGACAAGGAAAGAACAATGATGGAGCTGAAGAATTATTTTCTGCacactttattgctttggttttcagctattgtattaaatgggGATGATATACATGAATTCCTATCTTTAGTTTaacgctcttagaatgtatctaggtgttcaactgtatacttcctgtgtactaggtatatgcctatttcattcacatcaataaagtttatatcttacttataaaaaaaaaagatacatgaTAAGCATTCTAACCGTGGCTGTTTGCTTTTTTGTATACAGTACCTAAAAAATTTTCAGGCAAGACAACTTCCAATACTAGAGAGGTTTGCTCTCTTGATATCAATCACTGTGATATGGGCATATGCGCACCTCTTGACAGCCAGTGGCGCATACAGACATCGACCAGATTTAACCCAACTTAACTGTCGAACTGACAGGGCCAATCTCATTTCTTCTGCTCCATGGTTGGTAGCTAAAGTAGCCCTTGTCAAATAAATGTTATCAAATGTAAGAGACTAAAGACTCTCACCGATAGATGATGATACACAATATCCGGGATTCATCCTGCTGAGGATCATAATGGTTTCTGAATGTCACATCACCtttggggggtgggggaggTGGTTAATCTCCCTCCCCCCTcccaacaaattaaaaaaattcactctaattaaattttgtttacttGAAATTTCTGGAGAAGAAAATGGGCTTGTGATATGCAATTGAAAATCATAAAGAGGGAAGCGGCAAATAGAAAGTTTGATTGCCTCCATCTCACACATTGCACTAGAACATGATGTAATACAATGATTGAAAGAATATTCATAAATTCTTCTCCCAAACTTGGTAGAAAGATTGTGAAAATTTGGACGAAACTTTTATCAACTGCCTGTTTGACCTTGAAATTGATTTGTTGTCAGGATAAAGATCCCATACCCTCTTCAATGGGGTGCTCCAACCTTTGACGCGGGTCATGCTTTTGGAATGATGGCTGCCGCTCTAGTTTCATTGATTGAGGTATTACCGTGTAAACTATGGGATCCATCAAAGATGTAGTAGTTTTGATACGAGAGTAATGTTATTGTTTGCTTTTATAGTCAACTGGTGCTTACAAGGCTGCATCACGTCTAGCAAGCGCTACACCACCTCCAGCTTATGTTCTTAGCCGTGGTATTGGCTGGCAAGGAATTGGGATCCTGCTGAGTGGACTCTTTGGAACATTGACTGGCTCAACAGTCTCCGTGTATGCATGATTCCTTCTTGCCTTTTTAACTTTCTCACTTATATGCTGTGGCTCATAATTTATGTGAAACAACAGAGAAAATGTAGGGCTTCTGGGAAGCACTCGTGTTGGAAGCCGCAGGGTTATCCAAATCTCTGCTGGTTTTATGATATTCTTCTCTATGCTAGGTGAGGGACAGAATATATTATTCAATGTACTTGCCTGTATAATCACGCTTCTTGTTCTTGAGACTAATGTTTTCGCTTTTAACTTAACTCTGATTTCTTGATTGGTGCAGGAAAATTTGGAGCTTTGTTTGCATCAATACCCTTCACTATATTTGCTGCTGtgtattgtgttttgtttggtcTTGTTGGTGTGTGTTATGCTCATAGCTTCTCTTCTCCTCTTCTCTGCACAAGTGTTGACATAATTTTGTTTTCAGCTTCGGTGGGGCTGTCATTTCTGCAATTCACGAACATGAACTCGATGAGGAACCTCTTTATCACAGGTGTAGCCTTCTTCCTAGGTTTGTCTGTTCCCGAGTATTTTAGGGAATACACTGCCAAAGCTCTTCATGGTCCTGCACATACCAGTGCTGGATGGGTGAGTTTGTCTCGTTATCTGTACTCAAGTTTGCAATTTGAAACTGTACACAACCGCCACGAGAAATTACAATCTATAAAAAAGATTATCATTTAAAGGATCGCACTTCTAATATCTTCTCATCCATGCTTTTGTACTGATTTAGAGTAGTAACTTGTGCATATCACCACTAGCATCATTATTTACATTACCTTAACTCTTTGTTAAATTTGATCTACTTGTGTTTCTTTGATGTGCAGTTCAACGATTTCCTTAATACAATCTTCTTTTCATCCCCGACTGTTGCAATGATTGTTGCAATTTTCTTGGACAACACACTCGACTACAAGGATAGTGCCAGAGACAGGGGAATGCCATGGTGGGTTAAATTTCGGACATTTAAGGGAGACAGCCGTAATGAGGAGTTCTACACCCTCCCTTTTAATCTCAACCGTTTCTTCCCTCCATCTTGAACAAGTGGTGGTGCCCATTAAGAAGAAAGATGTCAGAGGAAAAGCATCATTTCCTGATGAGGATTACATGATGATCACAATTTCCGTGAAAGAAGCGTGCAACAAAGATCCATATGTTCTCTGAATGGCAAAGGAATGCCACCTTTGCTTGCTCTTCCTTTTTTCATtgctttataatatatttgactCGGATTATTTGGGGTATAATGCACTAATTTGTACCTCCCGTTCGGCGTTAGCAATCAGTTTGGTTCGAGAAGGACAAGTTGCAGCAGCTATTCGAGAGAcccaatgaaaattaaataggGCTCTGAACACACTCATTGATATTCAAGAGATGGTAGTACCAAAATCTAGAGACGAATACATATGCAGAAATGTGTTGGGCTTCATCTATACCCATTTATATTGCTATCAAAAGATGTTCCAATTGTCAGAGATTTTGAATCAACTacatcgaaaaaaaaaagataagagaaataattataagggaaaaaaaattacactgtAAGCTTGAACACTCTGCATATGCTATCCGCTTGAAAATCTCAACTATGCTGAACAGATAAGGGGAAAAAAACGTTGAAAATATAAGAGAGCTTAAAAGAGTGGCCAAGATAGGACATGCTACTGAGCTTTACACATGCACTCGGGGCACCTTGGCTGTCGATAAATGCTCCGACCAAAGCCCCTCACACGCACCCTTTGACCTTCGTCGATcatctttttcactctctcttcaAAACTGTTCCATCCAATTGTGCTACTCTCCGACAAAATTGTTGCCAGCCTCTTCTTGTTAGGCCGCAAGGTAGGAGCATGGCCACCACCATAGTAAGTTCGGAGTCCAGTCACCAGGGATGAAAGTTGGCTTCCAGAGTCAGTCATGGCAAAAACATCCGCAGTTGCACATGCAATAAAGTCCAGTGCAGCTAACTGCATACACAGCAACTCTTTATCGTTAGTAAATATATTAACCAACGTGAGTAGAGAATTGGAGTCCAGATTGTAAAGGTATACTAACGATACTATCCATTTCAAGTGAAATAGAGAGGATCCTGTTCCGTATAACTCTAGGCACCCATCTTATGCACTCTCTTAATTAATACCATATGACATCAGGGAAGGCACTGTGATTATTAGTGACACATACGAGATCACTTACCAAGTACATGGTGCTAATTAATTCAGTACATGGTGTTAATCAATTCATTCTTTTCCTAGGCAAGTATATGGGGTAATTTTAATGCAAAATAACCTCGCACTACAATATAATTTGGTTTCATGAATGACAGAATTTCATGGCATTCAAAATAAAGAACACCGACTACCAATTAGAGATTTGCATCCTGTTCAGTTAGTACGTACAACTTTAAATCCTTTGAACAAGGTGGCCATTGCCTACTTCTCAGTTTGTCTTGGGGCTATACAAGGAATAGATTTAAATTCTTCCAAGAATTTAAAGAGAGAGTTTCCATACTGTGTATGATGAACCTATCTTTTTCAGAGAAGACTAGTTTTTTACCTGAGAAGAGAAATTTCTAAAAGGTGCAAGTTCGTGGGGAGTTAGAATGGTTTCCTTTGTGACCAAATTGGGATAGAGACTGGTGAAGGAATCCATCCTGGATTTTTCTCCATAAATATGAGAACCAGCCAAATAAATGTAAGTTCCACGCTTAAAACCAAGTCCAGATAGGACCAGTGCTGCTTCTTCTGGTGTCAGTGGACATCTTCCCAACTTTCTTAACTCTGCTGGAGAAACAGGGCTGCAAACAGCAATACAGTGTGGCAGATAGATTGGTAAACTAATATATATTCGTAAAAACAATGTTAAACCTCAAGAACCCATACCTTGAGTTCTTTAAGCGCTCAATAAGCAGAGGAAAATGGATTTCTCTATAGGCTTGAAGTTCCTTTTTCTCACTTGCTCCACCTCCAAATTCACACAGGGAGTAAGCCACCATGTccatttcaaatctcaaatgtAGAGCAAGGTATTTG
This window harbors:
- the LOC121264735 gene encoding nucleobase-ascorbate transporter 2-like isoform X3, with amino-acid sequence MEAPKPEEISHHPPTDQLQGLEYCIDSNPSWGEAIALGFQHYILALGTAVMIPTFLVRLMGGTDNDKVRVVQTLLFVEGINTLLQTLFGTRLPTVIGGSYAFMVPIISIIHDKSLMSIEDPHLRFLNTMRAVQGALIVASSVQIILGFSQMWAICSRFFSPLGMAPVIALVGFGLFDRGFPVVGRCVEIGVPMLILFIAFSQYLKNFQARQLPILERFALLISITVIWAYAHLLTASGAYRHRPDLTQLNCRTDRANLISSAPWIKIPYPLQWGAPTFDAGHAFGMMAAALVSLIESTGAYKAASRLASATPPPAYVLSRGIGWQGIGILLSGLFGTLTGSTVSVENVGLLGSTRVGSRRVIQISAGFMIFFSMLGKFGALFASIPFTIFAAVYCVLFGLVASVGLSFLQFTNMNSMRNLFITVQRFP
- the LOC121264735 gene encoding nucleobase-ascorbate transporter 2-like isoform X1 produces the protein MEAPKPEEISHHPPTDQLQGLEYCIDSNPSWGEAIALGFQHYILALGTAVMIPTFLVRLMGGTDNDKVRVVQTLLFVEGINTLLQTLFGTRLPTVIGGSYAFMVPIISIIHDKSLMSIEDPHLRFLNTMRAVQGALIVASSVQIILGFSQMWAICSRFFSPLGMAPVIALVGFGLFDRGFPVVGRCVEIGVPMLILFIAFSQYLKNFQARQLPILERFALLISITVIWAYAHLLTASGAYRHRPDLTQLNCRTDRANLISSAPWIKIPYPLQWGAPTFDAGHAFGMMAAALVSLIESTGAYKAASRLASATPPPAYVLSRGIGWQGIGILLSGLFGTLTGSTVSVENVGLLGSTRVGSRRVIQISAGFMIFFSMLGKFGALFASIPFTIFAAVYCVLFGLVASVGLSFLQFTNMNSMRNLFITGVAFFLGLSVPEYFREYTAKALHGPAHTSAGWFNDFLNTIFFSSPTVAMIVAIFLDNTLDYKDSARDRGMPWWVKFRTFKGDSRNEEFYTLPFNLNRFFPPS
- the LOC121264735 gene encoding nucleobase-ascorbate transporter 2-like isoform X2; protein product: MEAPKPEEISHHPPTDQLQGLEYCIDSNPSWGEAIALGFQHYILALGTAVMIPTFLVRLMGGTDNDKVRVVQTLLFVEGINTLLQTLFGTRLPTVIGGSYAFMVPIISIIHDKSLMSIEDPHLRFLNTMRAVQGALIVASSVQIILGFSQMWAICSRFFSPLGMAPVIALVGRCVEIGVPMLILFIAFSQYLKNFQARQLPILERFALLISITVIWAYAHLLTASGAYRHRPDLTQLNCRTDRANLISSAPWIKIPYPLQWGAPTFDAGHAFGMMAAALVSLIESTGAYKAASRLASATPPPAYVLSRGIGWQGIGILLSGLFGTLTGSTVSVENVGLLGSTRVGSRRVIQISAGFMIFFSMLGKFGALFASIPFTIFAAVYCVLFGLVASVGLSFLQFTNMNSMRNLFITGVAFFLGLSVPEYFREYTAKALHGPAHTSAGWFNDFLNTIFFSSPTVAMIVAIFLDNTLDYKDSARDRGMPWWVKFRTFKGDSRNEEFYTLPFNLNRFFPPS